A region from the uncultured Draconibacterium sp. genome encodes:
- a CDS encoding carbohydrate-binding family 9-like protein, producing MRGIRSVFFFTLFLIGVFKQTAHAQWGNYAHLFSLPNTYTAPYCQGNILIDGVADEQAWNQAPWTTEFVDIEGNHKPEPAYKTQVKMLWDEDNLYIFAQLEEEHIWAYYSKNDMIVYHENDFEVFIDPDGSTHNYYEFEVNAQNTLFDLFLPKPYRNGGQPDIKWNTRGFKSAIYIDGSLNNPNDKDKKWCIEMAIPFSALNYNGTYAQPEAGDSWKINFSRVQWQTDIIDGKYLRKTDDTGKLIPENNWVWSPQGVINMHYPERWGLIQFAASNTEAGISGFPIPEKELLTRRLWHIYYAQRDYHKKNNTFCNDLATLNVAAQGNEKSTSFTIDLRASEKTWTAKLTTSKELVISINQDGLTEELSGK from the coding sequence ATGCGAGGCATCAGAAGTGTATTCTTTTTTACCCTTTTCTTAATCGGTGTTTTTAAACAAACAGCGCATGCGCAATGGGGAAATTACGCCCATTTATTTAGCTTGCCCAATACCTATACAGCCCCGTATTGCCAGGGTAATATTTTAATCGACGGGGTAGCTGACGAGCAAGCCTGGAACCAGGCACCATGGACTACTGAATTTGTTGACATTGAAGGAAACCACAAACCAGAACCAGCCTATAAAACACAGGTAAAAATGCTTTGGGATGAAGATAACCTCTACATTTTTGCCCAGTTGGAAGAAGAACATATTTGGGCCTACTACAGTAAAAATGACATGATTGTTTACCACGAAAATGATTTTGAAGTTTTTATTGACCCCGATGGTAGCACCCACAACTATTACGAATTTGAGGTAAATGCTCAAAATACATTGTTCGACCTTTTTCTGCCAAAGCCCTATCGTAACGGAGGGCAACCCGATATTAAGTGGAATACCCGGGGCTTTAAAAGTGCCATTTACATTGACGGCAGCCTGAACAACCCCAACGACAAGGATAAAAAGTGGTGTATTGAAATGGCCATCCCGTTTTCGGCACTAAATTACAATGGCACTTATGCCCAACCCGAAGCAGGCGATAGCTGGAAAATTAATTTTTCGCGGGTACAATGGCAAACCGATATTATTGATGGCAAATACCTGCGCAAAACCGATGATACCGGCAAATTAATTCCCGAAAACAACTGGGTTTGGAGTCCGCAGGGTGTAATTAACATGCACTATCCCGAGCGCTGGGGGCTAATACAATTTGCTGCCAGCAATACAGAAGCCGGTATTTCAGGATTTCCGATACCCGAAAAGGAATTGCTTACTCGCCGGCTTTGGCATATTTATTATGCCCAACGCGATTACCACAAAAAAAATAACACATTTTGCAACGATTTGGCTACCCTGAATGTTGCCGCACAAGGAAACGAAAAAAGCACCAGCTTTACTATTGATTTAAGGGCTTCTGAAAAAACCTGGACTGCAAAACTAACAACCAGTAAAGAACTGGTCATCAGCATCAATCAGGATGGATTAACCGAAGAACTTTCGGGAAAATAA
- a CDS encoding methylglyoxal synthase, which produces MKRKKNIAIVAHDNRKKDIMEWVSFNWKELAQHDLICTGTTGKMVEEALATSCNEHGTVPPTVTRLKSGPLGGDQQLGAMICEGNIDMLIFFWDPMQPQPHDVDVKALLRITVLYNIPTASNRSTADFMVTSELFHEKYDPLIKDYGEYISRDVDLN; this is translated from the coding sequence ATGAAGCGAAAAAAGAATATAGCGATCGTAGCACACGATAACCGCAAAAAAGATATTATGGAATGGGTGTCTTTCAACTGGAAAGAACTGGCCCAGCATGACCTCATCTGCACCGGAACAACTGGAAAAATGGTTGAAGAAGCATTGGCAACAAGCTGCAACGAACATGGCACTGTTCCACCAACCGTAACCCGGTTAAAATCGGGGCCACTTGGCGGCGACCAGCAGCTGGGGGCCATGATTTGCGAAGGAAATATTGACATGTTAATTTTCTTTTGGGACCCAATGCAACCGCAGCCTCATGATGTGGATGTAAAAGCCTTGTTGAGAATTACGGTTCTCTACAATATCCCAACAGCATCAAACCGGTCAACTGCCGATTTTATGGTTACATCTGAACTGTTTCACGAAAAATATGACCCACTCATCAAAGATTACGGCGAATACATTTCACGGGATGTGGACTTAAACTAA
- the glmM gene encoding phosphoglucosamine mutase has translation MTLIKSISGIRGTIGGKPGEGLSPLDIVKFTAAYATWAQQNANKEKITVVVGRDARISGEMVASIVVSTLSGMGCKVVNIGLASTPTTEIAVTEEKADGGIILTASHNPKQWNALKLLNAKGEFLNAAEGAKILELADAEDFNFANVDDLGTVVEKDYTETHIQHVLNLDLVDVEAIKKASFSVAIDAVNSVGGIAMPALFNALGIKTIVEINCEPTGHFAHTPEPLPENLVETSAIIKNGNVDVGFVVDPDVDRLAIINEDGSMFNEEYTLVAVADYVLSHTPGNTVSNLSSSRALRDVTEKHGQSYAAGMVGEVNVVAKMRETNAVIGGEGNGGIIYPASHSGRDALVGAALFLTHLAKSGLTCSALRKTYPDYFISKNKIELTPEIDVDGILLKMKEKYAHEEVTTSDGVKIDFAESWVHLRKSNTELIIRIYAEAKSIEEADKLAQQMIDEMKSLL, from the coding sequence ATGACATTAATAAAATCAATTTCGGGAATACGCGGCACAATTGGCGGCAAACCGGGCGAAGGCCTGAGTCCGCTTGACATTGTTAAATTTACCGCAGCTTACGCCACCTGGGCACAACAAAATGCAAACAAAGAAAAAATTACCGTAGTTGTTGGACGCGATGCCCGCATTTCGGGCGAAATGGTAGCATCTATAGTTGTATCAACACTTTCAGGAATGGGCTGCAAGGTGGTAAACATTGGCTTGGCAAGTACACCAACCACCGAAATTGCCGTTACCGAAGAAAAGGCCGATGGCGGGATTATCCTCACAGCAAGCCATAACCCCAAGCAATGGAATGCATTAAAACTACTGAATGCCAAAGGCGAATTTTTGAATGCCGCAGAAGGAGCAAAAATTCTGGAGCTTGCCGATGCTGAAGACTTTAACTTTGCCAATGTTGATGACCTGGGAACAGTAGTTGAAAAAGACTACACCGAGACTCATATTCAACACGTATTAAATCTTGATTTGGTGGATGTAGAAGCCATTAAAAAAGCCAGTTTTTCAGTTGCCATTGATGCCGTAAACTCGGTGGGCGGCATTGCAATGCCCGCATTATTTAATGCACTGGGAATTAAAACTATTGTTGAAATAAACTGCGAGCCTACCGGGCATTTTGCACACACTCCGGAGCCGCTTCCTGAAAACCTGGTAGAAACCTCAGCCATTATAAAAAACGGTAACGTTGATGTTGGCTTTGTGGTTGATCCGGATGTAGATCGCCTGGCAATAATTAACGAAGATGGCTCGATGTTTAACGAAGAATATACACTGGTAGCCGTTGCCGACTATGTGTTAAGCCACACGCCAGGCAATACGGTGTCTAATCTGTCGTCGAGCCGGGCATTGCGCGATGTAACAGAAAAACATGGGCAAAGTTATGCTGCAGGTATGGTTGGCGAAGTAAATGTTGTGGCAAAAATGCGCGAAACAAATGCCGTTATCGGTGGCGAAGGGAACGGTGGAATTATTTACCCCGCCAGTCACAGTGGCCGCGATGCCCTGGTTGGAGCCGCACTTTTCCTTACGCATTTGGCAAAATCAGGCCTTACATGTTCAGCATTAAGAAAAACGTACCCCGATTATTTTATATCGAAAAATAAGATTGAACTCACTCCCGAAATTGATGTGGATGGAATTCTTTTGAAAATGAAAGAGAAGTATGCGCACGAAGAGGTTACAACAAGCGATGGTGTAAAAATTGATTTTGCGGAATCGTGGGTTCACCTGCGCAAATCGAATACCGAACTGATTATCCGGATTTATGCCGAGGCCAAATCAATTGAAGAAGCAGATAAGTTGGCTCAGCAAATGATCGACGAAATGAAAAGCCTTTTATAA
- a CDS encoding sigma-70 family RNA polymerase sigma factor, translated as MEKEFLHIIQKNQGIIHKVCNIYCDTEDDRNDLFQEIVAQLWKSYPNFRGDSKVSTWMYRVALNTAITTFKKSKRRPDQSSLTYENFQIEDEKYDTETEENIKVLHKAIQQLTGIEKSIVLLFLENKKYEEIAEITGITQNYVRVKMNRIKKKLKKLMLTEDE; from the coding sequence TTGGAAAAGGAATTTTTACACATCATTCAAAAGAACCAGGGCATTATCCACAAGGTTTGCAACATTTATTGCGACACGGAAGATGACCGCAACGATCTTTTTCAGGAAATTGTAGCGCAATTGTGGAAATCGTACCCCAATTTCCGAGGAGACTCAAAGGTATCAACCTGGATGTATCGTGTGGCCTTGAACACGGCCATTACTACCTTTAAAAAAAGTAAAAGAAGACCTGACCAAAGCAGTTTAACGTACGAAAATTTTCAGATTGAAGATGAAAAGTACGACACCGAAACCGAAGAGAATATAAAAGTATTGCACAAAGCCATTCAGCAGCTAACGGGAATTGAAAAGTCGATTGTGCTGCTGTTCCTTGAAAATAAAAAATACGAGGAAATTGCTGAGATAACAGGTATTACGCAAAACTACGTGCGCGTAAAAATGAACCGGATTAAAAAGAAGCTAAAAAAACTGATGCTAACTGAAGATGAGTAG
- a CDS encoding pseudouridine synthase, whose translation MRKSNNSSRGNSQGKSSGNTSKRSGKAPSGKRIGKSRVVEKSEPKKEFKPRKKFGKPAKKVESAPRPKLKTLSAEGMRLNRFIANAGVCSRREADTFIGAGMVTINGKTVTELGTRVLPGDEVRFDGRKIEAERKVYILLNKPKDYVTTTDDPHADKIVMDLLKGACDERVYPVGRLDRNTTGLLLFTNDGDLSKKLTHPSHNKKKVYQVSLDKPVERGHMEMIAEGIQLEDGPIAADAISYIKADDKTEVGIEIHSGKNRIVRRIFEHFGYRVKKLDRVLFAGLTKKNLPRGKWRLLTDKEIKFLKMI comes from the coding sequence ATGCGCAAGAGTAACAACAGCAGCCGGGGCAATTCACAAGGTAAATCATCCGGAAACACATCAAAACGTTCGGGGAAAGCACCTTCAGGAAAACGAATTGGAAAATCACGGGTAGTTGAAAAATCAGAACCCAAAAAGGAATTCAAACCCCGGAAAAAATTTGGTAAACCGGCAAAAAAAGTGGAAAGTGCACCACGACCAAAACTAAAAACACTTTCGGCTGAAGGAATGCGCTTAAACCGTTTTATCGCCAACGCCGGTGTTTGCTCGCGGCGCGAAGCCGATACCTTTATTGGTGCCGGCATGGTAACCATTAACGGCAAAACTGTTACCGAACTCGGAACACGCGTTCTGCCGGGCGACGAAGTACGGTTCGATGGGCGAAAAATTGAAGCCGAGCGTAAAGTGTACATCCTTTTAAACAAACCAAAAGATTACGTTACAACCACCGACGACCCGCATGCCGATAAAATTGTGATGGACCTGCTGAAAGGTGCCTGCGATGAGCGTGTTTATCCGGTTGGACGACTCGACCGAAATACCACAGGACTGTTACTGTTTACCAACGATGGCGACCTCTCGAAAAAACTGACACACCCCAGTCACAACAAAAAGAAGGTGTACCAGGTATCGCTCGATAAACCCGTTGAACGCGGCCATATGGAAATGATTGCCGAAGGTATTCAATTGGAAGATGGCCCAATTGCCGCCGATGCCATTAGCTATATTAAAGCTGATGACAAAACCGAAGTGGGGATTGAAATTCACTCGGGAAAAAACCGCATTGTTCGTCGTATTTTCGAGCACTTTGGCTACCGCGTAAAAAAACTCGACCGTGTACTATTTGCCGGCTTAACTAAAAAAAATCTGCCCCGCGGAAAATGGCGTCTCCTTACCGATAAAGAAATTAAGTTTTTAAAAATGATTTAA
- a CDS encoding TIGR00266 family protein — MNSHEIDYKIIGHDVQLVEIELDPGETVIAEAGAMLYMEEGIDFQARMGDGSNPRAGFFDKLLSAGSRLISGESLFLTHFSNQGWGKKHVAFSAPYPGTIIPLNLPDFGGRIIVQKDAFLCAALGTKISITFNRKLGAGFFGGEGFILQQLDGDGKAFIHAGGTVIEKQLNNETLRVDTGCIVGFETSIDYSIEQAGGLRSMVFGGEGLFLATLRGTGKVWLQSMPIRKLIAELSPAGGNTRKEARGGLLDNLLEG; from the coding sequence ATGAATTCGCATGAAATTGATTACAAAATTATTGGGCACGATGTGCAGTTGGTTGAAATAGAGTTGGATCCGGGAGAAACCGTAATTGCTGAAGCTGGTGCCATGTTGTACATGGAAGAGGGAATAGATTTTCAGGCCCGAATGGGTGACGGCTCTAATCCTCGCGCCGGTTTTTTTGACAAATTGTTATCGGCCGGTTCGCGCCTTATTTCTGGAGAATCATTGTTTCTCACTCATTTCTCTAACCAGGGTTGGGGGAAAAAGCATGTGGCTTTCTCGGCGCCCTATCCGGGAACAATTATTCCCCTGAATTTACCGGATTTTGGCGGGCGCATTATCGTTCAGAAAGATGCGTTTTTATGCGCAGCGCTTGGCACAAAAATTTCGATAACTTTTAACCGAAAGCTTGGCGCGGGCTTTTTTGGCGGCGAAGGCTTTATTCTGCAACAATTGGATGGCGACGGAAAAGCTTTTATCCACGCCGGCGGAACTGTAATTGAAAAACAGTTGAACAACGAAACATTGCGGGTTGATACCGGTTGTATTGTTGGCTTTGAAACATCAATTGATTACAGCATTGAACAAGCCGGAGGCTTACGCTCGATGGTATTTGGTGGCGAAGGCCTGTTTTTGGCCACGTTACGCGGCACCGGAAAAGTGTGGCTGCAAAGTATGCCCATCAGGAAATTAATTGCCGAATTATCGCCGGCAGGGGGTAACACCCGAAAAGAAGCACGCGGCGGCTTGTTGGATAACCTGTTGGAAGGGTAG